GTTGAAGCTAAGCGATTTATCCCCACCGGTTCCGCAATTATCCATCGTGTTTTCCGACGCAATCGGCAACTGTAGCGCCACACCTTGCATCGTCTGTGCAATCGCCTGCATCTCCTCAATCGTTTCTCCTTTTATTTTGAGGGCCATCAGAAATGCTGCAATTTGCGCCTGACTCAATTCCCCCGCAAAAATCGCTGACGCTACAACCTGCATCTCTTCTCGCGTTAAATTTTGTTGATCATATACTTTCTGCAAGTAAGCTTCCATCCTGATTCCCCTCCTTATTGACAATCGCCACAAAATTCGCCATCATTTTTTTACCATCCAACGTTCCAATCGATTCTGGATGAAACTGCAAACCATACACTGGAAATCCGCGTAACTGCATCGCCATAATCTCGTCATCATCAAGCGACCGTGCCAAAATTTCTAACGTATCAGGAAATCCTTTCTTCTCCACGATCAGCGAATGATATCGCATGATTTCAAGCTCCTCACCAAGGCCCGCAAAAATCGCGCCCGCCGTTTGCTTCATGTTGGAAACCTTGCCGTGCCTGATCGCATCCGCTTGACTCACCGTTCCACCGAACACCTCGCCGATCGCCTGATGCCCCAAACAAATGCCCAACATCGGCTTCTTATCCGCAAACTGCCGAACAACCTCTTCCAAAAGTCCCGCCTCACTTGGCTTCCCAGGACCAGGTGACAACACGATTCCCGTCGCATTCGCCGCCACCTCCATCAAATCCACCGCGTCATTTCGGCGAACAACGACTTCTTCCGCGTATTCCGCCAAATACTGCTCCAAATTATACGTAAACGAATCATAATTATCGACTAATAAAATCATTTTCCAACCTCCAGTAACGCTTTGGCTTTTTGCAGCGTTTCTAAATATTCACTCTCCGGATCCGAGTCATACACAATCCCCGCGCCCGCCTGCACATACGCCGTTTCCTGATGCAACACCATCGTCCGAATCGCCAGCGCAAAATCACAATCCCCTTGATGCGTCAAATACCCAACCGCACCCGCATAAGGACCACGCTTTACATTTTCCCATTCATAAATCCGTTCCATCGCTCGAATCTTAGGCGCACCACTCACCGTTCCTGCTGGCAACACCGATTTCAGCGCATCCATCGCCGTCAAGCCTGGTTTCAAAACCCCATCCACAACCGACACCAGATGCATCAAAAAGCGATATCGCTCAATCGTCAAGTAAACCGGCACACTCACGCTTCCCGTCACCGCAATTTTCCCGATGTCATTACGTCCCAAATCCACCAACATCCGATGTTCCGCGAGTTCCTTTTCATCATGCAAAAGCTCGTCCGCCAAACGCTCATCCTCCTGCTTCGTTGCCCCACGTTTCCGCGTCCCAGCAATCGGATTCGTCACAACCACATCCCCCGTCACACTCACCAAACTCTCTGGAGAAGACCCAATCAACTTCGTCTCACCAAAATCAACGAAAAACAAGTACGGCGAAGGATTCAACAATCGCAACTTCCGATAATAATCAAACGCATCGCCCGCGAATGGCGCCTCCAAACGCTGCGATAATACAATTTGGAAAAAGTCCCCGTTCCTAATATGCTCCTTCGCCCGCTCGACCTGCATCATATACTCGGCTTTTGTCACATTACTCGTATATTCCATCGGCGTCACCACAACATCCCGCATCTCACGTTCCCCCGCCGTCACCAACTGCTCCTGCATCCGATCAAGCGCCTCCCGCATCTCACTCTCCGTCCGATTCGAGTAACAATTATCCTGCACCAGCGTCATTTCCTCCGCCTGATGATCCATAATCAAAAACGACTCGTACAACATAAAATGAATATCCGCCAGTCCCTCGCGCGTTTCCCGCGGCATCTCACCCAAATCTTCATATAACGCAATCGTGTCATAGCCAACATATCCAATCGCACCAGCCTCAAAAGGAAGCGAGTCTGCCATTTTTGGCGCCGTCCGAATCACCTTATCAAGCTCCGCCAGCGGATCAGCCACTATCTTCTCCACCCCATCCATCACGAATCGTTGCCCATAAACTTTTATCTCATGCACTGGATCCATCGCAATAATCGAATACCGTCCCGCATCCGCATCCCGCGCTGCGCCCTCAAGCAAAGCCTTATTTTTTCCATCCAATCGCTCATATGCCAAAATCGCCGTAATCGTATCCGCATTTATTTTTTTCGTTAATTTCATCGCTCATTCCTCCAATTTTAGAATACAAAAAAGCCCCCTAAAGAACCCAGCCAAATTACTGTTTTCTTTAGAGGGCGAATAATCAAATACCGCGGTACCACCTCATATTGGAATCTTAATAATTCCATCTCATTCAAGTACGAATCACATACTCTATCTCTATAACGGGAGAACCCGGCAGCTCCTACTTACAATTGTTCAAAGCCACACGCGCAAGGACCACTTCAGCAAAATAACTTTATCAGTTCACACCAACCACTGATTCTCTGGAAAAATTATCTTTGCTTACTCTTCTCGCTTTATGTTTTAGTTTATTTTTATAATTTATTGTTCTCATGCATATTGCAGTTCTCTGGATTTTCTGCTTCTTACTCGCTTACTGGTTGTTCTTGGTTAGCGTATAAGAACCGCTGATGGATTACATGCTCACTGCGTTCTCATGCATATTGAGGTTCTAACTCAGCACACTACGCTTCGTAAGAACCACAACAAAAAAGGGCCTCCCTCCATATCTAAATAAACATTAGATAAGGACGGGAGACCCGTGGTGCCACCTTTATTAATCGAAAAACCGATTCACTCAATCCCACAAATCACTATGGGGTGCCTTGTGTAACGATAAGGCCTAATCGCTAACTCCTACTGAGGAAAAATCCCGTTCAGTTTAGTTGCTCCGAAGTCCATTCACATCATCTCTGCTACTGATTCACACCAACCATCAGCTCTCTTAAAACATCCATCATGTTACTTACTCTTCATCAACGCGTTTATTTAATATAGAATTCATGATAGCGGATGTTCGCTTTAAAGTCAAGCATTTTTATAGTAAATTTTTCAATCGTCCAACCTTTAAAACAGGATTTCTCATTATACCATTCATTTTTTATGATAAGTCAACGCCATCTGAATACACATCGAAATCTCCTGAATCGGCAAATCCGCTCTAGGATCCAGTATAATCGCCCTATTCCTGGAAAAATGCAATGTATCTGAAAACATATCACGAAAAGTAGCAATTAATGTTGTTTGGCAATGAAAAAATAGCGCAATATTCTCTTCTTCAAACCGATCTATCCGTATTGGCGTACCACCTTTAACAACATAACTAGGCTGGCTCCACTTCAAGCTTTCTGCTACAGTGGCAATTGGTACAACCTGTTTTGCTAATTCCATAATCAGTTCCCGAATTTCCAGAAGTCGTTCTCGGTACGGATCAGGATATTGTTCAAAACGCAGTTGCATTTCATTATTCATTGTAGCCATCTTTGCCTCCTCCCATTAGTACGTCACATATGAAAATAATATAGATGCTAATCCTGATTTCAGCCATTCCCAAATATATGTAGCTCCCTTTTACGATTCCCTAAACCGGTTCGTCGCTTCCCGTGACGCTCTAATCTGCTCAATCATCTCTTCATAATGATGCGATGCATAGAAATAGAACAAGATATCAATCACTAAGAATTGCGCTTGTCTTGAACTCGTCGCAGCGCTTCGGAGCTCGGTTTCTGGTGCACGTGATGTCTCTAACGCCACCGTTGCTTTTTGCTTTAATTTATTTTGTCCAAAACGAGTTAGACTCAGTAATTCCAAGCCATTGTTCAGCGCTTCATCCGCTAACTGCAATACTTCACTCGTTTCCCCACTATTGGAGACAGCGAAGAAAACCGCTTCTTTAGAACCCGCGGCAAAAGCCATCGCTAAAATATGGGGATCGGCAATCGCAATCGCATGTTTCCCTGCACGCATCCATTTTTGGGCGATATCCTCAGCGATCAACCAGGAAGCTCCAACGCCATACGCATAAATGGTGTCTGCTTGTTGCAAAATATCACACGCAAGCAGTACTTTTGCTTTATCAAGCTGCCCAACTGTATCGTTCAACGTCTGTACCGTATTGGATACCAGTTTTCGCGTGATCTCCTCAAAATCCTCATTCGGCTCGATGTCATAATAACCCGTTTTTTCAGGTTGCACTAATTCAACGGATAACTTCATTTTTAGCTCTGGAAAACCTTCTAACCCCATCGAATGACAAAAACGAATCACTGCAGCACCGCTCGCTCCAGAATTTTCAGCTAATTCGTGAATGGACATTTTTACAATTTTGCTAGGGTCTGCTAAAATCGCGCGACCAACTTTTGCCTCTGATTTCGGCAATTCTTCTAAAATACCTTGAATTCGATTAATGACACTTCCCATAATCTACGTTGCCACCTCCCTTGAATACATTCTATGCTTCAATTATAACACGGAGTTAGCGCATACAACAAAAGAAGTGAGACAGATTCGCCCCACTTCTTTGTTTTATTCTGCTACTGCTTCCATTGCGTCTTTTGGAACACCCCAAAGGTACGTTAGGATGAAACCGCCAAGATAGGCTGCTAGTAAGCCAATTACGTACTCAAACCATGTGTTATTAGCGATAAGCGGGATGAGCGCTACGCCAGATGGGCCAATTGCGATGGCGCCAACATTACCGAAGAAGCCAATAATAGCTCCACCGATACCGCCACCAAGACACGCCGTAATAAACGGACGACCAAGTGGGACCGTAACACCGTAGATTAATGGTTCGCCAATACCGAGAATCCCGACTGGCAAACCGCCTTTAATCATGTTAACTAAAGGTTTATTTTTGCGACAACGCATCCAAATTGCAATTGATGCGCCAACTTGTCCGCCTCCTGCCATAGCAAGCATTGGGAGCAAGATTGTGTATCCATCTTGCGCAATCATTTCAACATGAATCGGTGTCAAGACCTGATGAAGGCCGAGCATTACCATTGGTAGGAATAGCGTCCCCAGAACAAATCCAGCGAACAGTCCACCTTTTGCGATAATCCAGTTGATGCTTCCTACCAAGCTTGTCGAAATAACGCCTGCAAATGGCATGATGATGAAAATCGTGAACAGGCCAATGATGAGCAGCGCTAACATCGGTGTTAAAATAATGTCTAGCGAATTTGGAATCCATTTACGTAAAAACTTCTCTAACACACAAAGCAAGTAAACCGCTAGAAGTACACCGATAATACCACCTTGTCCAGCGACCATATCCGAACCATTAAAAATATTTTTAATCGGTAATTCTGGTGTCACACCCATGAGCAACGTCACACCACCGACGGCGCCACCAAGTACTGGCGTGCCTCCGAATTCTTGCGCTGTATTAATCCCTACATAAATAACGAGAAACGAGAAAATACCATTTTTAATAACATTTAAAACTGTCACATATTGCATCCATGTTTCAGCATCCAATTTTCCAGCTTGAATATTATTGAAAAGAATCGCTGCAATACCAGCAATTAATCCAGCGCCAACGAAACCAGGAATTAGCGGGACAAAAATGTTCGCTACTGATTTCAATAAACGTTTGAAACCTGATGTGTTATTTTGTTTCTTTTTCAGCTCCGCTTTTGTTGCCGCAGCTTTTTCTTCCACTAGTTCTTTCCCTGTTTTAGCCGAACTTTGCGTCAAATTTTCATCCAAATTATCTGGCAATGTTTCGCCAAGTTTCACACCCGCCATCTCACACATCGCACCTGCTACTTTATTGACAAAGCCTGGTCCAACGATGATTTGAAGCGTGTCATCCTCTACAACACCAAGCACGCCTGGCGCTTTTTTCAAGCCTTCCACGTTCACTTTATCCGTATCCTTAATGCCTAAACGCACGCGAGTCATACAATGCGCGATCTTAGAAACATTCCCCATACCGCCGACTTCTTCAAAAATCTTCTGTCCTAAATCCTGTTCTTTACTCATGTTCGTCGCCTCCCTTTAGTTTAGCGTGCGTCTGATGAAACCATCCGCTGATGCTAATTTTTCTGTCGCTGTTGCAAGATCTGTTTTCGTTAAAATCATGACAATCGCTGGCTTCACATGTTGTCCTGCCAACTCAAAATACTTCGTCGCTGTCGCGTAATCACATTCTGTTGCTTCCATGATGATACGTTTTGAGCGTTCCACTAATTTTTCGTTTGTTGGCATCACGTCAACCATCAAGTTTTTATATACCTTACCAATTCCAATCATCGAAACCGTTGAAATCATATTTAAAACTAGCTTTTGCGCCGTTCCAGCTTTCAATCGCGTGGATCCCGTCAAAATTTCAGGACCACAATCGACTTCAATCGCCGTATCCGCATGAGCCGAAATCGCCGCGTTCTTGTTACATGACAAAGCTCCTGTTTTTGCACCAACTTCTTTCGCATAATCAAGCGCACCAATCACGTACGGCGTCCGACCGCTTGCCGCAATTCCCAGCACATAATCATTCGCCGTTAACGAAATAGCTTGTAAATCTTCTTTACCCAAAACAACCGAATCTTCCGCGCCTTCCACCGCTTGTAAAAACGCTTTCTCACCACCTGCAATCAGGCCAACAACCATTGTCGCGGGTACTCCAAACGTTGGCACACATTCCGCCGCGTCTAAAACACCTAGACGTCCGCTCGTTCCAGCGCCAAGATAAATGAGCCGCCCACCTTTTTTAAAACTTCCGATCACGCCATTGATAACGGTTTCAATTGACGTAAGATTCGTCGCGATCGCCGTCGGTACCTTCGCATCCTCTTCATTCATAATCTGCAATGCTTCTTTTACAGTTAGCATATCTAAAGCTGTCGTTTTTTCATTTCGCTTTTCCGTGGATAAATTCTCTAACATAAGAACACCTCTTTCATACGATCATTGTATCGCAAACGGAATTATATTTCAATGTTTATTTTTATAATTTGAAATAAAGTTTCATAAATGAGGATAAAAAAGCAGCTTAACTGCCGTGTTAAGCCACTTTCCTCTTTATTCTACTGATGTCAATTCTGTCACTTTAATATGTTTCTTGAAATTTTTTGCTAATTTTTTATTATAATTCGTATTTTGATCTGTCCAATCCGTGCCGCGCTGGGTCGGCCAACCAGATGTATTCGCGATATACGTCAACATTTCGATTCCCTCTAAGCCTTTTGTCTGCGCGCGATTAAACGCTTTTGTCATGTTTGTAATGGCAATTTCCGCATTTTTCTCAGGTGTAAGCAACTCTTCTTCCGTTAATTCCTCTGGCGCAAGTCCACCGCGATGCAATTGAAATAAGCCAAACGAACTTCCTTCATCACCAATTGTTTTTGGATCAAAGCCGCTCTCTGTTTCAGCAATGGAAAGTGGGATCCAAGCTGGTATATCATGTTTTTTCGCTGTTTTTTGGATCATATCCATCATGGCAACCCGCTCCTGATGCTGATCATAGAAGTGAAACACAAGTGCGCCGGCCGCTAATACGCCCAATATAAAAATAAATGTTTCTCTTTTCATAGCCTTAACCTCTCATTAGTTATATTTTGGTAAACTTCCAGCCTGATCTGGTTGCCAAATTAGGACAATAAGTAAAATCGCGACGACCAAGACAAGCGCAACACTTGCTATCATGTTTCTGATTTTCATATTCGCCCGTACCTCCCTCATTATTCCACTTTCTGAAACATAAGATAAAACGTAATCCAGCCTTCTCGCAAATCGACACCATAGTCAAAATCATGTTGCTCCATCACTGTTTGCACGATCGCAAGCCCCAGCCCCGTTCCAGAAAAATTCTTATTTCGTGAAGCTTCCCGTACATAAAATGGCTTCCAAATATGTTCTAAAATTTGTGGATCGCGTATCGTCGTCTCATTCTTAATCCCAAAATAAAGCTTATCATTACGCTCGGACCATTCAATTTCAATCCGATCCGTCGTTGCATATTTCACTGCATTCGTAATTAAATTATTAAAAACCATTTCTAGTTTCGCTCTGTCTGCCAAAATCACGATTTCCGGTCCAATTGCCGATTTTATTCGAATATCCATGCCCATCATTTCCTGATAATTCGCAAGCAAGCCATCAAAAAGCGTCCTAACCTGAATTTTCTCCAGCTGTAGCGGATCAGCTTCCATTTTAGAAAAGCGCAACAGTTCTTCAATAATAGCCGAAATATGATCTGTTTGCTTCACAATCGTCTCCATATAAGTCCCATCATCCAAACCATCCTGAATCCCCATACTGTAAGCTTTAATCAGCGCCAGTGGAGTCTTTAGCTCATGCGTGAGATCCGCCATAAAATACTTCAAATCTTTATTACGGCGAAGTAACGTGTAATGCGCCGTTTTCAAATCATCACTCATCACATTAATACTCGTGGCCAAATCCTCTAACTCATCGCGCGTTTCAACCGTCACTGTGCCAAATTCCAACTTTGAAATTTGATCAGCAACTGTTTTTAATTCTTCAAGTGGCTTCGTAATTTTCCGAGATAAGAAACCCGTCAACGCAACGACTAAAATCGATCCAAACAACATCAACATCAAGTTAAATTCATTAATTATTTTCGCCGTTTCACTATAATTTGCGATCGAAACCCCAGCTACGACAAGTAAACCGTCCTTCTCATTGAGGCTAACAAGAAAACTCGATTTCTGCTTTCCTTGATCGTATAGTTTGTTAACAATAGCGCCATTTTTCAGCTCATCTAGCGTATCTCCAGTGACCCAAAAACGGTTCAACGCGATTTGTTTCTTGGCTAAATCAAGCGATAACATCTCATTCAAATCGTCCACATTATTCGTCATTTGTTCCGAGACAATCGTGACGTCATACTTTGCCTCAAGCTTCCAGATGTCGTTCTCAATCTGCCTCTTACTCCAACTTTCAACCTCTTTCATCGCCTGCGTCACTTTTTGATTCATTTCATAATGATAATATTTTGGTAGGAAAAATTGATTGACCAATATCGACAAGGCAAATACGCCAATCACGACCGCCGATATCCGCCACGTCAGTTTTCTGCCAAGTTTACTCATGATGAACCTCGATACTGTATCCCATGCCGCGATGTGTCTTAATTAAGCCATCGCCCACTTTTTCGCGAAGTCGCCTGATATGCGTATCCACCGTGCGTTCTTCACCTTCATAATCAATGCCCCAAACGATATCTAGTAGCTGATTCCGATTCAGAATCGCACCCTTATTTTGATATAAAACGCGCATCAATTCATACTCTGTTTTCGTCGCATTAATATCAACACCTGCTTTGAATAACTTCTTGGCATATGTATCAATCATGACATCAGCCACTTGGAAACAGTTCTGAAAACCTGTTAAGTTCTTCGCCCGCGCCAAAAGTGCCTTCGGGAAAAACGGCTTCTTCACGTAGTCATCCGCGCCCGCCTCCAGAGCAAGGTACTCATCTTCCCCTTCACTTTTGGCCGTTAACATGATGACTTTAATCGTGCTTGACGCCTTCATTTCCTTGCAAACTTCCACACCATCAACGCCTGGCATCATCCAATCCAACACCGCTAAATCTAATTTTTCACGATAAAATATAGTTAAAGCTTCTTCCCCATTTTCTGCTTGAAAAACAGTAAAGCCCTCTTTTTCAAAATAAGCACACAAAATTTTCAACATATCTTTTTGATCGTCTGCTATGAGTACGTTCATGATTTATCACCTATTGCTTTATTTTTTTCCATCATACCATAGTTTTATGACGCGAAATTGACAAAAAGGAAACCTTTAGAAATTCTTTAGAAACGTCAAAAACCCTCTAGCTCAAGAAAATAGCTAGAGGGACTTCTTATTTATTCTAGTTCGCTACAATATTGACCAATTTGCCAGGGACAGCGATGATTTTACGGATCGTTTTGCCCGCTATTTCTTCGCTGATTTTATCGTCTGCAAGGGCGATTTTTTCTAGTTCATCCTTGTTTAGATCTTTCGCAATGGTTACTTTCGCTCTTACTTTGCCGTTGACTTGAAGCACGATTTCCACTTCATCTTCTACGAGTTTCGAAGCGTCAAAAGTTGGCCACGACACGTAAGAGATCGTTTCGGTATGACCAAGACGGTGCCAAAGTTCTTCTGCCAAATGTGGTGCAATTGGCGAAAGA
The sequence above is drawn from the Listeria weihenstephanensis genome and encodes:
- a CDS encoding anthranilate synthase component II encodes the protein MILLVDNYDSFTYNLEQYLAEYAEEVVVRRNDAVDLMEVAANATGIVLSPGPGKPSEAGLLEEVVRQFADKKPMLGICLGHQAIGEVFGGTVSQADAIRHGKVSNMKQTAGAIFAGLGEELEIMRYHSLIVEKKGFPDTLEILARSLDDDEIMAMQLRGFPVYGLQFHPESIGTLDGKKMMANFVAIVNKEGNQDGSLLAESI
- the trpE gene encoding anthranilate synthase component I, whose product is MKLTKKINADTITAILAYERLDGKNKALLEGAARDADAGRYSIIAMDPVHEIKVYGQRFVMDGVEKIVADPLAELDKVIRTAPKMADSLPFEAGAIGYVGYDTIALYEDLGEMPRETREGLADIHFMLYESFLIMDHQAEEMTLVQDNCYSNRTESEMREALDRMQEQLVTAGEREMRDVVVTPMEYTSNVTKAEYMMQVERAKEHIRNGDFFQIVLSQRLEAPFAGDAFDYYRKLRLLNPSPYLFFVDFGETKLIGSSPESLVSVTGDVVVTNPIAGTRKRGATKQEDERLADELLHDEKELAEHRMLVDLGRNDIGKIAVTGSVSVPVYLTIERYRFLMHLVSVVDGVLKPGLTAMDALKSVLPAGTVSGAPKIRAMERIYEWENVKRGPYAGAVGYLTHQGDCDFALAIRTMVLHQETAYVQAGAGIVYDSDPESEYLETLQKAKALLEVGK
- a CDS encoding DUF1801 domain-containing protein; protein product: MATMNNEMQLRFEQYPDPYRERLLEIRELIMELAKQVVPIATVAESLKWSQPSYVVKGGTPIRIDRFEEENIALFFHCQTTLIATFRDMFSDTLHFSRNRAIILDPRADLPIQEISMCIQMALTYHKK
- a CDS encoding MurR/RpiR family transcriptional regulator — encoded protein: MGSVINRIQGILEELPKSEAKVGRAILADPSKIVKMSIHELAENSGASGAAVIRFCHSMGLEGFPELKMKLSVELVQPEKTGYYDIEPNEDFEEITRKLVSNTVQTLNDTVGQLDKAKVLLACDILQQADTIYAYGVGASWLIAEDIAQKWMRAGKHAIAIADPHILAMAFAAGSKEAVFFAVSNSGETSEVLQLADEALNNGLELLSLTRFGQNKLKQKATVALETSRAPETELRSAATSSRQAQFLVIDILFYFYASHHYEEMIEQIRASREATNRFRES
- a CDS encoding PTS transporter subunit EIIC, translating into MSKEQDLGQKIFEEVGGMGNVSKIAHCMTRVRLGIKDTDKVNVEGLKKAPGVLGVVEDDTLQIIVGPGFVNKVAGAMCEMAGVKLGETLPDNLDENLTQSSAKTGKELVEEKAAATKAELKKKQNNTSGFKRLLKSVANIFVPLIPGFVGAGLIAGIAAILFNNIQAGKLDAETWMQYVTVLNVIKNGIFSFLVIYVGINTAQEFGGTPVLGGAVGGVTLLMGVTPELPIKNIFNGSDMVAGQGGIIGVLLAVYLLCVLEKFLRKWIPNSLDIILTPMLALLIIGLFTIFIIMPFAGVISTSLVGSINWIIAKGGLFAGFVLGTLFLPMVMLGLHQVLTPIHVEMIAQDGYTILLPMLAMAGGGQVGASIAIWMRCRKNKPLVNMIKGGLPVGILGIGEPLIYGVTVPLGRPFITACLGGGIGGAIIGFFGNVGAIAIGPSGVALIPLIANNTWFEYVIGLLAAYLGGFILTYLWGVPKDAMEAVAE
- the murQ gene encoding N-acetylmuramic acid 6-phosphate etherase, producing MLENLSTEKRNEKTTALDMLTVKEALQIMNEEDAKVPTAIATNLTSIETVINGVIGSFKKGGRLIYLGAGTSGRLGVLDAAECVPTFGVPATMVVGLIAGGEKAFLQAVEGAEDSVVLGKEDLQAISLTANDYVLGIAASGRTPYVIGALDYAKEVGAKTGALSCNKNAAISAHADTAIEVDCGPEILTGSTRLKAGTAQKLVLNMISTVSMIGIGKVYKNLMVDVMPTNEKLVERSKRIIMEATECDYATATKYFELAGQHVKPAIVMILTKTDLATATEKLASADGFIRRTLN
- a CDS encoding transglycosylase SLT domain-containing protein, with the protein product MKRETFIFILGVLAAGALVFHFYDQHQERVAMMDMIQKTAKKHDIPAWIPLSIAETESGFDPKTIGDEGSSFGLFQLHRGGLAPEELTEEELLTPEKNAEIAITNMTKAFNRAQTKGLEGIEMLTYIANTSGWPTQRGTDWTDQNTNYNKKLAKNFKKHIKVTELTSVE
- a CDS encoding HAMP domain-containing sensor histidine kinase, whose amino-acid sequence is MSKLGRKLTWRISAVVIGVFALSILVNQFFLPKYYHYEMNQKVTQAMKEVESWSKRQIENDIWKLEAKYDVTIVSEQMTNNVDDLNEMLSLDLAKKQIALNRFWVTGDTLDELKNGAIVNKLYDQGKQKSSFLVSLNEKDGLLVVAGVSIANYSETAKIINEFNLMLMLFGSILVVALTGFLSRKITKPLEELKTVADQISKLEFGTVTVETRDELEDLATSINVMSDDLKTAHYTLLRRNKDLKYFMADLTHELKTPLALIKAYSMGIQDGLDDGTYMETIVKQTDHISAIIEELLRFSKMEADPLQLEKIQVRTLFDGLLANYQEMMGMDIRIKSAIGPEIVILADRAKLEMVFNNLITNAVKYATTDRIEIEWSERNDKLYFGIKNETTIRDPQILEHIWKPFYVREASRNKNFSGTGLGLAIVQTVMEQHDFDYGVDLREGWITFYLMFQKVE
- a CDS encoding response regulator transcription factor; translated protein: MNVLIADDQKDMLKILCAYFEKEGFTVFQAENGEEALTIFYREKLDLAVLDWMMPGVDGVEVCKEMKASSTIKVIMLTAKSEGEDEYLALEAGADDYVKKPFFPKALLARAKNLTGFQNCFQVADVMIDTYAKKLFKAGVDINATKTEYELMRVLYQNKGAILNRNQLLDIVWGIDYEGEERTVDTHIRRLREKVGDGLIKTHRGMGYSIEVHHE